One window of Herpetosiphon gulosus genomic DNA carries:
- the selB gene encoding selenocysteine-specific translation elongation factor, translating to MGITLGTAGHVDHGKSSLVQALTGINPDRWEEEQRRQMTLDLGFVWFSTPAGHSVNLVDVPGHERLIKNMLAGATGFDGVLFVVAADEGMQPQSLEHLQILNQLGVEHGLIVISKIDLVDAEWLEFISGEIQAQFAATSLANAPIVPVSARTGAGMAQLIQALDQLISQLPARMLQQHNPRLPIDRVFSIDGFGTVVTGTLRDGNLSIGMEIEILPQQLRGRIRGLQSQQISYTNVQTGMRVAVNLSGIERQSLKRGDVLTLPQTFEPTNLLDVLIETTADAPSLSHNQPLQLYLGSAELRCTLALLDCDTLPAKQQAFGQLRLQHPTIAQRGDRGILRRASPAATVAGIRVLDAHPQRHRRMRPAVIAQLQQLANGLPHEILLQHIQQQCLSWQELQQRSGFDSETALAALNTGCNNGLISIVSATAAPLTANSLITSTGYWNQLQANLRQILAEYHTTWPLRSAMPREELRKRMGLAASNFNQILQVLAEQAWLSIEANQIKLTEHQAQPNANQQAQIQALLALWQSNPALPPSREQWPKLEPELWRYLLQTEQLIHIGAEVYFLPKQYQQMHSWVLEQLAAGQSISLAQARDAWQTSRKYAQAMLEHCDQLRITRRVGDLRVAY from the coding sequence ATGGGAATTACGCTCGGCACCGCAGGCCATGTTGATCATGGCAAATCGAGCTTGGTACAAGCCCTAACGGGCATCAACCCTGATCGCTGGGAAGAAGAACAGCGCCGCCAAATGACGCTTGATCTAGGCTTTGTTTGGTTTAGCACGCCCGCTGGCCATTCGGTTAATTTGGTTGATGTGCCAGGCCATGAACGGCTAATCAAAAATATGTTAGCTGGGGCAACTGGCTTTGATGGCGTGCTGTTCGTCGTTGCCGCTGATGAAGGCATGCAGCCGCAAAGCCTCGAACATTTGCAAATTCTCAATCAATTGGGCGTTGAGCATGGGCTAATTGTGATTAGCAAAATCGATCTGGTTGATGCTGAATGGCTTGAATTTATCAGTGGCGAAATTCAGGCACAATTTGCCGCAACTAGCCTTGCCAATGCGCCAATCGTGCCAGTTTCAGCGCGAACTGGCGCTGGTATGGCTCAATTAATCCAAGCGCTTGACCAATTAATCAGCCAACTACCAGCCCGAATGCTTCAGCAGCACAATCCGCGTTTGCCGATCGATCGGGTGTTTAGCATCGATGGCTTTGGCACGGTGGTTACCGGAACGCTGCGCGATGGCAATTTGAGTATTGGCATGGAAATCGAAATTCTGCCCCAACAACTGCGTGGGCGGATTCGCGGCCTGCAATCGCAGCAAATCAGCTACACCAACGTGCAAACGGGCATGCGCGTGGCAGTTAACTTGAGCGGGATCGAACGCCAAAGTCTTAAGCGTGGCGATGTACTAACTTTACCCCAAACCTTTGAGCCAACCAACTTGCTTGATGTGCTGATTGAAACCACTGCCGATGCCCCAAGCCTGAGCCATAATCAGCCTTTGCAGCTCTATCTCGGTAGCGCCGAACTGAGATGCACCCTCGCGTTGCTCGATTGCGACACGTTGCCAGCCAAACAGCAAGCTTTTGGGCAATTGCGTTTACAACACCCAACCATTGCCCAACGCGGCGATCGCGGAATTCTACGCCGTGCCTCGCCTGCCGCCACAGTGGCGGGAATACGAGTGCTCGATGCCCATCCTCAACGCCATCGGCGCATGCGCCCAGCTGTGATCGCACAGCTGCAACAGCTGGCTAATGGCTTGCCCCATGAAATTCTGTTACAACACATTCAGCAACAATGTTTAAGCTGGCAAGAGCTGCAACAACGCAGCGGCTTTGATTCAGAAACCGCCTTAGCAGCGCTCAACACTGGCTGCAACAACGGCTTAATCAGCATCGTCTCAGCAACAGCGGCCCCACTCACGGCCAACAGTTTAATCACCAGCACAGGCTATTGGAACCAATTACAAGCCAATTTGCGCCAAATTCTGGCCGAATATCATACCACTTGGCCGTTGCGTTCAGCCATGCCACGCGAGGAATTACGCAAACGCATGGGTTTAGCTGCTAGTAATTTCAATCAAATCCTACAAGTTTTAGCCGAGCAAGCATGGCTGAGTATTGAGGCTAACCAGATTAAACTGACTGAACATCAAGCTCAACCCAATGCTAACCAACAAGCGCAAATCCAAGCCTTGTTGGCATTGTGGCAGAGCAACCCAGCCCTACCGCCTAGCCGTGAGCAATGGCCCAAGCTTGAGCCAGAACTATGGCGCTATCTGCTGCAAACTGAGCAATTGATTCACATTGGTGCAGAGGTCTATTTCTTGCCGAAGCAATATCAACAGATGCATAGCTGGGTGCTAGAGCAACTTGCTGCTGGCCAAAGCATCAGCCTTGCCCAAGCCCGTGATGCTTGGCAAACCAGTCGCAAATATGCCCAAGCCATGCTCGAACACTGCGATCAACTGCGCATTACCCGCCGCGTCGGCGATCTACGGGTAGCCTATTGA